The window GCGAAGAGAGTTTCGTCTTCTACGGCCTGATGAATCAACTGGCGCAACCGGTGAAAATAGTAGGCTGCAGTGTTCTTGTTAACATCAACCAGGGCAGCGGCTGTTCGGGCCGTTGACCCTGAAATAAAGAGCTCAATTAAGCGTTGTTGTTTGGACTCACTTAAACGACTTTTACGCATACTGCTATCCTAGACGAAATTCAGTTATCTAGGACAGCCCCAAGATTTAAAAGTCGGAACAAGAATGAGCCTGGGATTTGGTTTGATCCTGGTTTTGATGATCACGACCATGGTTGTTACCTTCTGGTCGCTCAGTAAAGTTGAATACAATACAGAATATTTAAGTACAGAGAGCTTGCCTTTTACCTTGCTGGCAGATCGCATGGTTGTTAACGCTCTGCAGGTTCAGCAGTTTGCGACGGATGCATCGGCAACCAAGGACATTGCTGTTCTTGAAGAGGCGAAAAGCCATTACCAGGAATTTCTTGCTGGTGCCGACAAGTTCAAGGATATGTATCGTGAGGAAAATGATGCTACGGCATTACGTGCAGCTGATCAGCTCGTCGCTTCTATGGATGAGATGTTTGAGACTGCACAACGCATGACCAGGGCTTATATTGATGAGGGCCAGGAGGCAGGCAATGCCGTGATGCAAGAGTTTGATGCTGACGCTCAGAAACTCACAGGCATGGTCGCTACTTTGCGTGGTCACCAGGTTGAAGAGATCAATGCTCAGGTCAGCAACATTATGCAGGCGTCCAGTCAGGTCAAAACTCTGCAACTCATTATTGGTTTTGCTGCGCTGGTGATCGGTGTACTGGTGACTGTCTTGATCACCCGGAGTATTGTTAAACCACTGACTGTTGCTGTTGACACTGCGCGTGCCCTTGCTGTCGGTGACCTGACGGTCAAAATTGATCAGGTGAGCAAAGATGAAACCGGACAGTTGCTTGCGGCAATGCGGGACATGGTTGTCTCTAGCCAGGAAGTTGCTGCAATGGCCGGCAAAGTTGCCGATGGTAATCTGCAGGTGCAGATCAAGGCGCGTTCTGACAAGGATGTTCTGATTCACTCGCTGGGCAATATGGTTGAAAAGCTTAAAGACGTCATTAATAACGTCAAGCTTTCTATCGAGAACGTTGCTTCAGGCTCGCAGGCCATGAGTGCTTCGAGTGAAGAAATGTCTCAGGGTGCAAGTGAGCAGGCCGCCGCGGCTGAAGAGGCTTCTTCCAGCGTTGAGCAGATGACTGCCAATATCCGCCAGAATGCTGATAACGCCATGCAGACTGAAAAGATAGCCACCCAGTCTTCCGGTGATGCCCGTGAAGGTGGCGACGCGGTCATTGAAACCGTTGGCGCCATGAAGGAAATTGCCGGCAAGATCATGATTATCGAAGAGATCGCTCGTCAGACCAACCTGCTGGCACTAAATGCTGCCATTGAAGCGGCCCGTGCAGGTGAGCATGGTAAAGGTTTTGCTGTTGTTGCCGCCGAGGTTCGTAAACTTGCGGAGCGCAGCCAGAAAGCTGCCGGTGAGATCAACGAACTGTCAACCAATAGTGTAGAGGTCGCAGAGAAAGCAGGAACCGTCCTTTCCGCCCTGGTGCCGAATATCCAGAAAACAGCTGAGCTGGTCCAGGAGATCAGCGCCTCCAGTCGCGAGCAGGATGCCGGTGCCGACCAGATCGCCAAGAGTATTCAACAGCTTGATACCGTCATTCAACAAAACGCGTCCGCTTCTGAAGAGATGGCGAGCACTGCGGAGGAGCTTTCCAGCCAATCAGAGCAGTTGGCTGAAATGATCGCTTTCTTCTCTGTTGATGATGGTACTCATGGTCAAAGGTTTCAGCGCAGTGAGAACTCTGCTAGCAAGCGTCCTTCACAAGTGAAGATCGCCCATGTCGCCGAACCTCAGTTCAAACAAACCCGTCAACCTGATGGGGACGTTTTTGAGGCGACCGGTAAACGTGACTCTCTCGACAACGAATTTGAAACTTTCTAAGGAGGCTGCAATGGAAGAGAACAACACAGTCAGCAGCCAGCAGTATGTAACCTTCAGCCTCGGTGAAGAGCTCTTTGGTGTCGAAGTTTCTCGCACACGGGAGATCCTGAGCCTGACCCCGGTTACCAGTGTGCCGCAAACACCTGAGTATCTGCTGGGTGTGATCAACCTGCGTGGCCAGGTGGTGCCTGTCGTTGATATGCGCCTGAAACTCGGTTTGCCTGCCGGCGCAGAGACAGAGGACACCTGTATCATAGTGGTTGACGTTCAGGTTGATGGTGAAGTGATCACCGTTGGTGCCCTGGCCGACGCGGTTCGTGAGGTCCTGGATATTCGCTCCGACCAGATTGAGCCACCACCACGGCTTGGTACCCGCCTAAACACAGAGTTTATTAATGGTATGGGCAAGGTCGATGAGCAGTTTATGATTCTGTTGAACATCGACAAGGTTTTCAATAGCGATGAGTTTGCCTGGGTTCAGGATGCAGCAGAGACTGCTGCTGAGGAAGAGCCCGTAGAGGCATGATTTCAGGTTCTGGAAGACAATCAGGGGGGGGCGGGGCAATCAACACTCCTGTGTTCTTTTTGATAGAGCGTTATATTGAGCCTGTCCTCTAACGGGGTTTCTCGTTTTATATCTGACCCAAAAGGTTCATTGATGAAACTGAAAATTGTCATTATAGACGACGAAGAAAGTATTCGGAATACGTTTCGATGGCATCTGCAAGACATGGGGCATGAAGTATTTACCTTCGCCGCACCGGTCGAGTGCGATGTCCAGGCGTACTGCTTATGTCAGCAGAGTACACCTTGTACTGACGCTCTTCTGATCGATTACAATCTGCCTAGTATGAACGGCCTCGATTTTATTGAAAGTCTGATTAAGCACGGCTGCAAAGGTGAGCCCAGGAACATCCTTTTGATGAGTGGTGATACCACCCGGATAGATATGAAGAAAGCGGCCGCTCTCGGTTGCTCCGTTGAGCAGAAGCCACTTTCCTTGGAAACTCTGGAGAGGTGGATCAGTGAAGTGCAGTTGCGTAAACAGGGATGCAAGAGTGCACCCTGAGTATTGACATTCTGGTTTGTGTGATAAACCAGACTTCTCGCAAACAAAATCATCAGGAATGCCCGACGGATAATAATCCAGTCGGGCATTTTTTTATTCTTTATAACGATGATTTGAGAATTTCTTCTCGGTGTGTCAACGCTGAGGCAATGTGTGCCACGACATGTGCCAAAGTTGTTTCTTGAGGGTACCTTTGTCAGGTTTCAGTCCGACGATTGGTCCTGAAATTGTTGGTTGTAATTAATGCTTGCTAGAACGGTGTTGTAACTTTTTGAAATGATAGATTTTTTATGTTTTTCCTCTTTTCAGAGTAGGTCGTCCGTAATTGTTGGCTCATTAATTGAAGTAGATGGTCTGCCAATCAGGGTATGCGTCTTTGGGTTCGAGGCATTGCCCACATAAAGTGCTTTCGGCTGAGATGATTGAAATACCCATCTATCCATTGGATTAAGCCGACCTGAAAGTTATGAGATTTAAAACAAAATCCAGCCTTACGGGATGCAGACCCTCTGAATGTGCGATCAGGGTTGTGATATCCATAATTAACTAAACCCTTATGTACAGGGTTCCAACAAAGGAGTAAGAAATGAAAAGATTTGTCATGTCTGTTGCAGTAATGATTCTTGTGTCGATGGTCGCAGTGTCAGCTTTTGCGGCAACCAAGAAGGTTCTGTTTATCGATTCCTACCATGAAGGTTACGCCTGGAGTGATGGTGTCCTCAATGGCGTTAATACCGGTCTTGAAGGTAAGGATATTGAACTGCAGGTGGTGCGCATGGACACCAAGCGCAACAAAAGTGATGATTTCAAAAAATCTGCAGCGCTGAAAGTCAAATCAGTTATCGAGGGATTCAATCCCGATGTCGTGATTTCTGCTGATGACAATGCTGCCAAATTCCTGATCATGCCTTATTATCAAAATGTCGATCTACCATTCGTTTTCTGTGGTGTCAACTGGGACGCTTCTGTTTACGGAATGCCCTACAGTAACGTGACTGGCATGGTTGAGGTTGCTCCGGTCAAGGAACTGTTAGAACAGTTGAAGCAGTATGCCCCTGGCGAGAAGATCGGCTACATCGCTGCTGATGTCCTGACCACGCACAAAGAAGCAGATAACTACAAGGCGGTTCTCGGCATCGACACGGTCAACTACTACGCCAAAGACATGGCAGACTGGAAGCAGGGTTTCGCGCAGCTGCAGGGGCAGGTGGATACCCTGATTGTCGGCAATACTGCTGGCCTCGATGGCTGGAATGAGGACGAAGCAGCGGCCTTTGTTACGGCTAACACCAAAGTTCCCTCAGGGGCAACCGACGAGCATATGGCCCCTTACGCTATGCTTGGTTTTACCAAAATCCCGGAAGAGCAGGGTTTTTACGCCGCCACTACAGCATTGCAGATTCTTGATGGGGTCTCTCCAAAGAGCATTCCGGTTGTTAAGAACAAGGACGGCAAACTCTATGTTAACATGCAGATCGCAAGGGCTATTGGTGCAGAAATTCCTTTCGAAATCCTGAGTTCTGCCAGCAATGTGATTGAGTAGTTTTTAGACATTGTCTGAATCATAACATGCACCTGCACGTCTGAAAGCGTGCGGGTGTAATACAAAAAAGATGATGACGTGCCGACTCGATAAAGGAGTTTCTGGATGGCGGTTACAGTTAAACGAAAATTGATGCACAAGTTCCTTTTTTCCATCCTTACGGTGATTATCGTGGGCATGGCCGGTCTGACTTTTTTCTCCTATACCATGGCGAAAGATGCCTTGCGGGAAACTGTAGAAAAGCAAGTCACCCAGATTGTTGAGTCAACGGTCAAGTCAATGTCCTTCTGGGTCAAGGACCGCCGCCTGGATGTGAGCAACTGGAGCAAGCAGAAGGTCTACCAGTCTTCGGTGCAAGACTCTTTCCTGGGCAAGGCTGCTCGAAAGGGCGCAACGGCTGAGCTGGTACGATTAAAGGAAGAATATGGGTACTACTCGGATATCCTCCTGCTCGACAAGACTGGTAATGTTATTGCCGCCTCTAGCCCGGCTCTGATTGATGTCGAGACGCTGGATGGCAAGAACTATTTCAAAGAGGCGCTATCCGGAAATCTTTTTGTCTCCCAGGTTTTCCAGAGCAATCAGACAGCTCGTCCAATCTTTGCCATTGCCAGCCCGGTGCTTAAGGGAGAAGCTGTTGAAGGTGTTCTGTGCGGTTTCGTAGACATGGACTATTTCAATAGCTTGTTTGCAGGGAGTGTCAAACTCGGCAAGACGGGCTATGCCTTTATGTTTAACAAAGATGGCGTTGTTGTTGCCCATCCGGATCCGCAACAGATTCTGAAAACCAATATGGCTAGCCTGGAGTTTGGTCCACAGATGCTTGCCAAAAGAAACGGCGCACACCTGTATAGCTATAAGGGCCTGGAAAAGTTTGCTTACCTGGCGCAGGATGATGACCTGGGTTGGACCTTGGCAGTGGGTGTAGGTACCGAAGAGCTCAATGCACCGGCCATTAGGATCAGAAACATTAATTCGTTTCTGGCTCTTGTTATCATGGGTATTGCTGCGCTAGTGGTTTATATCGTTGCGCGCAAAGTTGTCGTTCCGATTACGAATGCTGCACAACTTGCTGAAACAATCCGCCTTGGGGATCTTTCTGAGCGTTTGGATACTGACCTTAATGACGAAGTTGGCCAACTTTCTGATGCCTTGAATGCCATGGCCGACGGTCTGGAACAAAAAGCCCAACTGGCAGGGGCTATCGCCGATGGAGATCTCACGGTTGATGTGCGACTTGCTTCTGAGAATGACCAGCTGGGTAAGGCTTTGCAAACCATGACCGAAGTTTTAAATGATGTTATCCAGCAGGTCATGGTCGCTACGGGTAATGTTGCCTCCGGAAGTCAGGCTCTGGCTTCGGCAAGTCAGGAGATGTCTCAAGGCGCCACAGAACAGTCGGCTTCTGCAGAAGAGGCTTCCAGTTCGATCGAGGAGATGTCAGCCAATATTCGCCAGAACACAGACAACGCGATGCAGACAGAGAAAATTGCCGTCAAGGCGGCACAAGAGGCCGAGCAGGGTGGTGCGGCCGTTGCTGATACGGTTGCTGCAATGAAGGAGATCGCCAACAAAATTGTGATCATCGAGGAGATAGCCCGCCAAACGAACCTGTTGGCTCTGAACGCAGCGATTGAGGCTGCTCGTGCGGGTGAGCACGGTAAAGGTTTTGCCGTTGTTGCTGCTGAGGTTCGTAAGTTGGCAGAACGCAGCCAGACGGCTGCGGGTGAGATCAACAGTTTGTCAGTCTCCAGTGTGGAGGTTGCCGAGAGTGCCGGGTCAATGCTCGACAGTATTGTGCCGAGTATTCAAAAAACTTCGGAGCTTGTTCAGGAAATCGCAGCGGCCAGCCGTGAGCAGGATGCTGGTGCTGACCAGATCAACAGTAGTATTCAGCAGTTGGACAAGGTTATTCAGCAAAATGCTGCTGCGACCGAAGAGATGGCATCTACCTCTGAAGAATTGACCAGTCAGAGTGATCAATTAAAAGACATGATGGCCTTTTTTAAAGTCAAGGATTTTGATGTTCCGAGCCAGCAGCTTGCACGCCGAAGTGGGCCCATAGCTTCATCGGGGAGTGCTCCGTTGTTTGACCGCCCCGCTAAGGAAATACCCCGGCTTGAAAACGCCAATGGTGAGGTCGGTCGTGGCAGTCATGACGATATAGACAACGAATTCGAGACCTATTAATGGAGGCTTCTGTGGAGGACTCAAATACTGTAAGTAGCCAACAATACGTGACTTTCATCCTCGGTGAAGAGTTGTTTGGTGTTGTGGTCTCTCGAACGCGGGAGATTTTGAGCCAGACGCCGGTCACCAAGGTGCCGCAAACACCTGAGTATCTGCTTGGTGTGATCAACCTGCGTGGCCAAGTGGTACCCGTGGTCGATATGCGCTTGAAGTTGGGGTTGACTGCCGGCGCAGACACAGAGGATACCTGCATTATCGTGGTTGACGTTCAGATTGATGGTGAAGTGATCACCGTTGGTGCCTTGGCCGACGCCGTTCGTGAGGTTCTGGATATTCGCTCCGACCAGATTGAGCCAGCACCGCGGCTCGGCACACGCCTTAAAACCGAGTTCATCAATGGTATGGGCAAGGTTGATGAGCAGTTTATGATTCTGTTGAATATTGACAAGATTTTTAATAGCGATGAGTTTGCCTGGGTTCAGGATGCGGCCGAGCATGCTGTTGACGAAGAGCTTGCAGAGGCCTGAACTCAAAACTTGACAAAGTCACCAGGAGGGGCCCGGGGAGAATAAACGCTCCGGGCCCTTATTCTATGGTAGCTGCATCACTGTTGAGAATGCCCATTTCTCTGGAGACCCTTGAATCTTAAGAGGGTTAAATTCCCCCGCTGCTTGCCGCGAAGAGATAAAAATGATCGTACTGATGCCCCGCTGCTTGCGGCGAGGTTGTTCATTCCGTCGGTTTTTAATGGTAGGACAAAACAGCAAGGCCACCTTCACTTGTGGGTGGCCTTGCTGTTTTTATAATCACAGACACTCAAAGCAATGTTTAAAGCTAAGAGGCAGAAAAAG of the Deltaproteobacteria bacterium IMCC39524 genome contains:
- a CDS encoding IS1595 family transposase: MRKSRLSESKQQRLIELFISGSTARTAAALVDVNKNTAAYYFHRLRQLIHQAVEDETLFA
- a CDS encoding methyl-accepting chemotaxis protein, whose protein sequence is MSLGFGLILVLMITTMVVTFWSLSKVEYNTEYLSTESLPFTLLADRMVVNALQVQQFATDASATKDIAVLEEAKSHYQEFLAGADKFKDMYREENDATALRAADQLVASMDEMFETAQRMTRAYIDEGQEAGNAVMQEFDADAQKLTGMVATLRGHQVEEINAQVSNIMQASSQVKTLQLIIGFAALVIGVLVTVLITRSIVKPLTVAVDTARALAVGDLTVKIDQVSKDETGQLLAAMRDMVVSSQEVAAMAGKVADGNLQVQIKARSDKDVLIHSLGNMVEKLKDVINNVKLSIENVASGSQAMSASSEEMSQGASEQAAAAEEASSSVEQMTANIRQNADNAMQTEKIATQSSGDAREGGDAVIETVGAMKEIAGKIMIIEEIARQTNLLALNAAIEAARAGEHGKGFAVVAAEVRKLAERSQKAAGEINELSTNSVEVAEKAGTVLSALVPNIQKTAELVQEISASSREQDAGADQIAKSIQQLDTVIQQNASASEEMASTAEELSSQSEQLAEMIAFFSVDDGTHGQRFQRSENSASKRPSQVKIAHVAEPQFKQTRQPDGDVFEATGKRDSLDNEFETF
- a CDS encoding chemotaxis protein CheW; amino-acid sequence: MEENNTVSSQQYVTFSLGEELFGVEVSRTREILSLTPVTSVPQTPEYLLGVINLRGQVVPVVDMRLKLGLPAGAETEDTCIIVVDVQVDGEVITVGALADAVREVLDIRSDQIEPPPRLGTRLNTEFINGMGKVDEQFMILLNIDKVFNSDEFAWVQDAAETAAEEEPVEA
- a CDS encoding response regulator, producing MKLKIVIIDDEESIRNTFRWHLQDMGHEVFTFAAPVECDVQAYCLCQQSTPCTDALLIDYNLPSMNGLDFIESLIKHGCKGEPRNILLMSGDTTRIDMKKAAALGCSVEQKPLSLETLERWISEVQLRKQGCKSAP
- a CDS encoding ABC transporter substrate binding protein; the protein is MKRFVMSVAVMILVSMVAVSAFAATKKVLFIDSYHEGYAWSDGVLNGVNTGLEGKDIELQVVRMDTKRNKSDDFKKSAALKVKSVIEGFNPDVVISADDNAAKFLIMPYYQNVDLPFVFCGVNWDASVYGMPYSNVTGMVEVAPVKELLEQLKQYAPGEKIGYIAADVLTTHKEADNYKAVLGIDTVNYYAKDMADWKQGFAQLQGQVDTLIVGNTAGLDGWNEDEAAAFVTANTKVPSGATDEHMAPYAMLGFTKIPEEQGFYAATTALQILDGVSPKSIPVVKNKDGKLYVNMQIARAIGAEIPFEILSSASNVIE
- a CDS encoding methyl-accepting chemotaxis protein, with translation MAVTVKRKLMHKFLFSILTVIIVGMAGLTFFSYTMAKDALRETVEKQVTQIVESTVKSMSFWVKDRRLDVSNWSKQKVYQSSVQDSFLGKAARKGATAELVRLKEEYGYYSDILLLDKTGNVIAASSPALIDVETLDGKNYFKEALSGNLFVSQVFQSNQTARPIFAIASPVLKGEAVEGVLCGFVDMDYFNSLFAGSVKLGKTGYAFMFNKDGVVVAHPDPQQILKTNMASLEFGPQMLAKRNGAHLYSYKGLEKFAYLAQDDDLGWTLAVGVGTEELNAPAIRIRNINSFLALVIMGIAALVVYIVARKVVVPITNAAQLAETIRLGDLSERLDTDLNDEVGQLSDALNAMADGLEQKAQLAGAIADGDLTVDVRLASENDQLGKALQTMTEVLNDVIQQVMVATGNVASGSQALASASQEMSQGATEQSASAEEASSSIEEMSANIRQNTDNAMQTEKIAVKAAQEAEQGGAAVADTVAAMKEIANKIVIIEEIARQTNLLALNAAIEAARAGEHGKGFAVVAAEVRKLAERSQTAAGEINSLSVSSVEVAESAGSMLDSIVPSIQKTSELVQEIAAASREQDAGADQINSSIQQLDKVIQQNAAATEEMASTSEELTSQSDQLKDMMAFFKVKDFDVPSQQLARRSGPIASSGSAPLFDRPAKEIPRLENANGEVGRGSHDDIDNEFETY
- a CDS encoding chemotaxis protein CheW, giving the protein MEASVEDSNTVSSQQYVTFILGEELFGVVVSRTREILSQTPVTKVPQTPEYLLGVINLRGQVVPVVDMRLKLGLTAGADTEDTCIIVVDVQIDGEVITVGALADAVREVLDIRSDQIEPAPRLGTRLKTEFINGMGKVDEQFMILLNIDKIFNSDEFAWVQDAAEHAVDEELAEA